A portion of the Pogoniulus pusillus isolate bPogPus1 chromosome 6, bPogPus1.pri, whole genome shotgun sequence genome contains these proteins:
- the LOC135176434 gene encoding uncharacterized protein LOC135176434 produces MAKMTTREMLENMPALDPWSSSSDSEEPELKNQAGKKIEKWWAPGNEAIMAKMTTREMLENMPALDPWSSSSDSEEPELKNQAGKKIVKWWAPGNEAIMAKMTTREMLENMPALDPWSSISFSEEEEAARSRATKRRSQEPRTMPGVSAAKSPQSSASPSGSNVQQPLQPSEQQKEPGKEPSPGGVQVPEPGTEQSQDSSQQPQQPTPAAARASDAGAQSSAEEPSSAGRKPSTQQAGLWSRLKSCCIRCWLCRCCPCLQRCCPCLQRRCPCWQRKKQEVP; encoded by the coding sequence atggccaagatgacaacacgggagatgctggagaacatgcctgccttggacccctggagctccagcagcgactctgaggagcctgagctaaagaaccaggcagggaagaagatagagaagtggtgggccccagggaacgaggccatcatggccaagatgacaacacgggagatgctggagaacatgcctgccttggacccctggagctccagcagcgactctgaggagcctgagctaaagaaccaggcagggaagaagatagtgaagtggtgggccccagggaacgaggccatcatggccaagatgacaacacgggagatgctggagaacatgcctgccttggacccctggagctccatcagcttctctgaggaggaggaggcagccaggagcagggcaaCAAAGAGGAGGAGCCAGGAGCCCAGGACCATGCCGGGGGTCTCCGCTGCCAAGTCCCCTCAGAGCTCTGCATCTCCCTCGGGCTCCAATGTCCAacagcctctccagccttcggagcagcagaaggagcctgGCAAAGAGCCGAGCCCAGGCGGGGTCCaagtcccagagcctggcacggagcagagccaggacagtagccagcagccgcagcagccTACGCCTGCAGCCGCCCGGGCGAGTGACGccggggcacagagcagcgcagaggagcccagcagtgcagggaggaaGCCGAGCACGCAGCAAGCTGGGCTCTGGAGCCgcctgaagagctgctgcattcgctgctggctctgcagatgcTGCCCCTGTTTGCagcgctgctgcccctgcttgcAGCGCCGCTGCCCCTGTTGGCAGCGGAAGAAGCAGGAGGTCCCCTAG
- the LOC135175777 gene encoding uncharacterized protein LOC135175777: MDPMSVLLPILLVSLTMNVLDWWKSKLRRKRKEEKAAAKAQRKAEKELRQRKDSVRGRLQEQRASEQVAEQEQEPRPTPEVQGAQEEAARRDPRATEELQKQQQKEWWAPENKAIMPKMTPGEMLEDMPRLEHRSSSSSCSRAKQIKNKAGKKIVEWWAPGNEAIMAKMTTREMLEDMPRSEHRSSSSSSEEPELKNEAGKKIVKWWAPGNEAIMARMTTREMLENMPALDPWSSSSDSEEPELKNQAGKKIEKWWAPGNEAIMARMTTREMLENMPALDPWSSSSDSEEEEAAKNRAAKRRSQEPRTMPGVSAARASDAGAQSSAEEPSSAGRKPSTQQAGLWSRLKSCCTRCFCRCCPWLQRRCPCLQRKKQEVP, from the exons ATGGACCCCATGTCTGTTCTATTGCCAATTCTCTTGGTCTCCCTCACGATGAACGTCTTG GACTGGTGGAAAAGTAAGCTGAGACgtaagagaaaggaggagaaagctgcagccaaagctcagcgaaaggctgagaaagaatTAAGGCAGCGAAAGGACTCAGTGAGAGGTcgcctgcaggagcagagag CTTCTGAGCAGGTGGCTGAACAAGAGCAGGAGCCAAGGCCGACCCCAGAGGTGCAAGG ggcacaagaggaggcagcaCGGAGGGACCCCAGggccacagaagagctgcagaagcagcagcagaaggagtggtgGGCCCCAGAGAACAAGGCCATCATGCCTAAGATGACTccaggggagatgctggaggacatGCCACGcttggagcacaggagctcctccagcagctgctctaggGCGAAGCAGATAAAGAacaaggcagggaagaagatagtGGAGTGGTGGGCTccagggaacgaggccatcatggccaagatgacaacacgggagatgctggaggacatGCCACGCTCGGAGCacaggagctccagcagctcctctgaggagcctgagctaaagaacgaggcagggaagaagatagtgaagtggtgggccccagggaacgaggccatcatggccaggatgacaacacgggagatgctggagaacatgcctgccttggacccctggagctccagcagcgactctgaggagcctgagctaaagaaccaggcagggaagaagatagagaagtggtgggccccagggaacgaggccatcatggccaggatgacaacacgggagatgctggagaacatgcctgccttggacccctggagctccagcagcgactctgaggaggaggaggcagccaagaACAGGGCAGCAAAGAGGAGGAGCCAGGAGCCCAGGACCATGCCGGGGGTCTCAGCTGCCCGGGCGAGTGATgctggggcacagagcagcgcagaggagcccagcagtgcagggaggaaGCCGAGCACACAGCAAGCTGGGCTCTGGAGCCGCCTGAAGAGCTGCTGTACTCGCTGCTTCTGCAGATGCTGCCCCTGGTTGCAGCGCCGCTGCCCCTGTTTGCAGCGGAAGAAGCAGGAGGTCCCCTAG